Within uncultured Methanoregula sp., the genomic segment TCCCCGGGAGATAATGAGCGTATTGTCCAATTCCTGTGCTCCTGGCCCACCGCTCAAAAAAATATCCGTTCCAGAAAACAGACCGAACCGGGCGATGAGTGAAAAAAGAATTGCACTGATACCTGCGAAAAAAAGTCTGGCCAGAGGGGAGTTCATCGTTCGGTACCTGTGATACGCGAAACCCGGGCGGGATCTCTCCCGCCCGGTTCCCCATCCCATGCTGCCGGATTATGCGGGCAGGATGTGGATAATTGCCTGGAGAATCGCGATGATGATGTTAAGGAACAGGGTCCAGTCAAACATTTTTTCGCTCACCTCCCTTGAGGTTATATCCTAGTGTGCTAGTCATTAGCATAATACACTTCCGGCTGGAGAATCTATAGCACTATAGGGGGGACAGGAGGAAAAACCGCCAACAACCGGCAAAAGGTTCAGACAAGCCCCGCCAGGACCGCAATCCCCAGCCCGACAAACAGGATGCAGGTAAAATAATCAAAACCCTTCTGGACGTTCGGGTTGCTCCTGAACGTATCCGCGACAGCCGATGCACTGAGGGCAAGGAACATGCACCAGATAAAACCGGTGCAGAGAAAGATGAGTCCCAGGAAGAGGAAGGAAACCCACCCGAGGTTCGAGACGGGATCGATGAACTGGGGCAGGAACGCGAGGAAGAAGAGCGCCACTTTCGGGTTCAGGAGGTTCGTGAGAACGCCCTGCCGGTAAATCTGCCATTTGGCTTCGGATGTATCCGCGAAGGTGAACGCCGGCCGGGCCTTGTTCCTGCCGGCAACCGTCATGATTCCGAGATAAATCAGGTAAAGACCACCGGCAAGGCAGACTGCCGTGAACGTGAGGGGCGAGAGCGCAAGCAGGGAATAGAGCCCGATGGTGGCGGCAAGGATGTGGACCATGCAGCCGGAACCAACGCCAAGCACGGACACGATGCCGGCAACCCGCCCCTGCGAAATGCTGCGGCCGATAATGTACAGGGAGTCCTGGCCGGGAACCAGGTTCAGTGCGATCCCGGCGAAGAGAAATATCCATAAATTGTGTGTCCCGAACATGATGCGGCCCCTGGTGATGACAAAATGGTACTATCTGGTACAAAGCATAGAATGGTTCCTGTTTTTCCTGATCCAGACCGGTTCCGGCTTTAAGCGGGGCCTGGCGATACGCCGGGACTCATCTTTGCCGGCCAGCAATCCCCGGAATTGTTCCACAGGGACGTTTCCGGGATCAGCAACAGTACCCGGGTACTCACGTAACGCCGGCAACGAGTAAGAAAAGGCTGCGCTTACCGGGATCGAAACAAACACTACCTCATGACAGGCTGCTGCCATGCCCGGGTAAAAAAGGGGGTGCATTTGGTTTAAGCAGAAGCCTGTTGCGGGGTCAGGGTTGCGGAGAACGGGATTCCGTCATCGGTAACATCAGACTCATCCGCTGTATCAGCAGAATATGCTTCAGTGCTGGCTATAGACGTAGCCGGGATATCAGCAGCCGCGGCTGCATTGACAAGGCCCGCACCATAGAGCCAGTGATTGCCGAGCGGGGTTGCCGTGCTGATGATCTTCTGCTTGACCTGCAGGTTTGTCCAGTCCGGGTGGGCGCTGTACACAAGCGCAGCAACACCGGCTACATGCGGGGTTGCCATGGACGTTCCGCTGTAGGTTGCATACCCGCCGGGAACCGTTGAGCGGATCCTCACGCCCGGCGCAGAGACGCCGAGATTGAATCCCGTGCTCGACCAGGTGGCCCGGTGGTTGTGCTTGTTCACGGCTGCAACGGCAAGGACTTCGTCATACTTCGCCGGGTACCCCATGGTCTCTCCAACGCCGCTGACACTTCCCTCGTTTCCTGCTGCTGCAACAACCAGCACACCGTTCTCGGTGGCATTGATGACGGCATCGTGCATGGCCTGTGAATCATACCATGAGCCCAGGCTCATCGAGGCAACCTGCATGCTGTTGTTCTTGGCCCAGTAAATACCTTCAACAACATCGCTCGTGGAACCGTATCCCCAGGGACCGAGGACTTTTACCCCGTAGAGACGGACACCGGGAGCGGTACCGTAGATGCCTTTCTTGCTTCCCGTTGCGGCAATGATACCGGAACAGTGGGTCCCGTGACCATTGTCATCCATGGGATTGTCGTTGTCATTGTAGAAATTATAGCCGCCGGCGTACACATCCTTGAGATCGGGGTGCGTGTAATCGATACCGGTATCGATCACGGCAACCTTGACACCGGTTCCCGTATTGCCCGCGGCCTGGACCGAGTCAGCCTTGATCTGTTTGATATTCTGAGGCATCATCGGGGACAGTGCAGAGACAACATAGTCCGGCTCCACGTACTTTACGTTCTCGTTTGTTTTCAGGTCGGCAATCTCCTTATCGGAGAGATCCATGGCAACGGCATGGATGTCCGGGTACACGTACTTGACCTTCCCCAGGCTGGAGATGGGAGCATAGGCAGGCCCGGTTGTCCCGGCTGCGCTCATCATGAGTTTGACATCGGTACGGTCGTTAAACTGGACTGACGGGGTATCCTTGAACCCGACAATCACCGGTACTGCCGATACGCCGGCGACACAGAAACTGCACACCATCAGGGTGATGACGAGCAGGGTATAGTTTTTCATGGTTCTTCACTCCACGTTCCACGATATTCTGGTAACATTTTTCCACGGGTATCCCGCTTCATCCGGGATACAAAAATTATTCGAGCCATGATTCCGCCCAGAGCGTATCCTTGATGATCCGCCCGTTATTGGCATTCACATAAACGGTAATCGGGATCTTCTCACTGGCTCCTTTGGTACCATCGAACGTCACGATCCAGACCAGGGTCTC encodes:
- a CDS encoding LysE family translocator; the protein is MFGTHNLWIFLFAGIALNLVPGQDSLYIIGRSISQGRVAGIVSVLGVGSGCMVHILAATIGLYSLLALSPLTFTAVCLAGGLYLIYLGIMTVAGRNKARPAFTFADTSEAKWQIYRQGVLTNLLNPKVALFFLAFLPQFIDPVSNLGWVSFLFLGLIFLCTGFIWCMFLALSASAVADTFRSNPNVQKGFDYFTCILFVGLGIAVLAGLV
- a CDS encoding S8 family serine peptidase yields the protein MKNYTLLVITLMVCSFCVAGVSAVPVIVGFKDTPSVQFNDRTDVKLMMSAAGTTGPAYAPISSLGKVKYVYPDIHAVAMDLSDKEIADLKTNENVKYVEPDYVVSALSPMMPQNIKQIKADSVQAAGNTGTGVKVAVIDTGIDYTHPDLKDVYAGGYNFYNDNDNPMDDNGHGTHCSGIIAATGSKKGIYGTAPGVRLYGVKVLGPWGYGSTSDVVEGIYWAKNNSMQVASMSLGSWYDSQAMHDAVINATENGVLVVAAAGNEGSVSGVGETMGYPAKYDEVLAVAAVNKHNHRATWSSTGFNLGVSAPGVRIRSTVPGGYATYSGTSMATPHVAGVAALVYSAHPDWTNLQVKQKIISTATPLGNHWLYGAGLVNAAAAADIPATSIASTEAYSADTADESDVTDDGIPFSATLTPQQASA